One window of the Epinephelus moara isolate mb chromosome 22, YSFRI_EMoa_1.0, whole genome shotgun sequence genome contains the following:
- the mrps18b gene encoding 28S ribosomal protein S18b, mitochondrial yields the protein MAASFQGIVKVLCRVSPSISHPLRQYQSCLQRLPVRSCPTLSPFGLPSHFFCKATSLQDEVAAQAAEALCRYKDRPWDYLESEEYIERYGTNSVWVGYRRNHKGGIPPQKTRKTCIRGDKICGNPCPVCRDPNIIIHYQNVKLLQQFISPHSGMVYDPTLTGVCMKQQKKLHETINTARDHGLLPFQIPYVEFSGEDYSNTHDAVGSTPPPHSLTSGDTWYKWYTEITPDETEVAKVKKTYKAYLK from the exons ATGGCGGCCTCCTTCCAAGGCATCGTTAAGGTTTTGTGCCGTGTGTCGCCTTCAATTTCGCATCCATTACGACAGTATCAG TCCTGTCTGCAGAGGCTCCCTGTGAGATCATGCCCCACTCTCTCTCCATTCGGACTTCCAAGTCACTTTTTCTGCAAAGCAACATCACTCCAGGATGAAGTTGCTGCTCAGGCTGCCGAGGCTCTCTGCCGTTACAAGGACAGACCCTGGGATTATCTGGAGAGTGAAG AGTACATTGAGAGATATGGAACCAATTCAGTATGGGTGGGGTATAGGAGGAACCACAAAGGAGGCATCCCCCCACAGAAGACACGCAAGACCTGCATT AGAGGTGACAAGATATGTGGAAACCCCTGTCCGGTTTGTCGGGATCCAAACATTATCATCCACTATCAG AATGTGAAACTGTTGCAGCAGTTCATTAGTCCCCACAGTGGAATGGTGTATGATCCCACTCTGACTG gtgtgtgtatgaAACAGCAGAAGAAGCTTCATGAGACCATCAACACAGCAAGAGATCATG GCTTACTCCCCTTTCAGATTCCATATGTGGAATTTTCAGGGGAGGATTACTCCAATACCCATGATGCTGTGGGGTCCACACCACCTCCTCATTCCTTAACCTCGGGTGACACCTGGTATAAATGGTACACTGAAATAACACCTGATGAGACTGAAGTGGCCAAGGTGAAGAAGACATACAAGGCTTACTTAAAGTGA
- the ppp1r10 gene encoding serine/threonine-protein phosphatase 1 regulatory subunit 10: MAGEPVDPREILKGVEALLGKDGELRSLEGVPKVFSLMKGSTKMVSRCMYLNILLQTKSHDVLNRFIRVGGYRMLNSWLTYSKSTNNTPLLQLILLTLQKLPLKVDHLKQNNTAKLVKQLSKSAETEELRKLASVLVDGWMATIRSQSVSSSSNSPADKKKKKEEGKVTVRDLKERSGDEEKKKEKPKAHAPSHTKIRSIGLEMDTPNVALAKKAPTAPQLGDKYNIKPPVLKRPSSGSSDAPPLEKKYKPLNTPSNSAKEIKVKIIPAQPMEGTGFLDALNSAPVPGIKIKKKKASTATTTNTKVVSPTSNKASPFDSKPSAYSTSSTKPSSPESAASVTTVDENQEPEQPGTPVPSEDTELSDNGEKPNALAEPRGEEESLTKKGKKKKTVHWAEEEQLKHYFYFDLDETERVNVNKIKDFGEAAKRELMMDRQTFEMARRLSHDTMEERVPWTPPRPLTLTGSLVTPGANSTEKLTQRDREMGILQEIFLSKESVPDSPHEPDPEPYEPMPPRLIPLDEDSSMLDEGYVDPMDTSLQQGSAMAQNESSKLPPVLANLMGNLSNSSRSPQATNTANNPVAPTVNVQELLSSIMGASGNQSTDDLIKQPNFSDKIKQLLGSLQQTQNQNQGGPPPVNPGLLGHGPGMNNMNNMNMHMQMPMNGGYPPNNPPGGPRFNHPPPPHNHGPPFNAGGGPRMMGPPPGQGRGDNGNYWGDDSMRGGPHRGGHFHRGGRGRGGGGEPGFRGRGRGGPRGGHNNMNDMSKRPVCRHFMMKGSCRYESNCAFYHPGVNGPPLPPNHPANNQHNQHPQHGH, from the exons ATGGCAGGGGAACCAGTGGACCCCAGAGAGATTTTGAAGGGTGTGGAGGCTCTGCTGGGGAAGGATGGAGAGCTCCGCAGCCTGGAGGGAGTCCCAAAGGTGTTTAG CCTGATGAAAGGTTCAACCAAGATGGTCAGTAGATGTATGTACCTGAACATCCTCCTGCAGACAAAATCCCATGATGTGCTTAACAG GTTTATCAGAGTTGGTGGTTACAGGATGCTCAACTCCTGGCTCACCTACTCCAAAAGTACCAACAACACCCCCCTGCTGCAGCTCATCCTGCTCACACTGCAGAAGCTGCCTCTCAAAGTGGACCACCTCAAACAG AACAACACAGCCAAGCTGGTGAAGCAGCTTAGCAAGAGTGCAGAAACCGAAG AGCTCAGGAAGTTGGCGTCTGTGCTAGTGGATGGCTGGATGGCTACAATCCGCTCTCAGAGTGTGTCAAGCAGCAGCAACTCTCCTGCCG ataagaaaaagaaaaaagaagagggcAAGGTAACAGTGCGGGATTTAAAGGAAAGGAGTGGAgatgaagagaagaagaaagagaaaccGAAAGCTCATGCACCCAGCCACACAAAGATTCGGTCCATAG GATTGGAGATGGACACTCCCAATGTGGCTCTTGCTAAGAAGGCGCCCACTGCCCCGCAGCTGGGTGACAAGTACAACATCAAGCCTCCAGTCCTCAAGAGGCCAAG CTCGGGTTCATCAGATGCTCCACCTCTGGAGAAAAAATACAAACCTCTAAATACCCCCTCAAACTCTGCCAAAGAGATCAAAGTCAAGATCATTCCAGCACAAC CGATGGAGGGCACAGGGTTCCTAGATGCTCTGAACTCTGCCCCAGTGCCCGGGATCAAGATCAAGAAGAAGAAAGCTAGTACTGCTACTACAACTAACACCAAGGTTGTCTCCCCCACTTCTAACAAG GCGAGTCCATTTGACAGCAAACCCTCTGCGTATTCTACATCTTCCACTAAACCATCATCTCCAGAAAGTGCTGCTTCCGTCACTACCGTTGATGAAAACCAGGAGCCAGAGCAGCCTGGGACCCCCGTTCCCTCAGAGGACACAGAGCTCTCTGACAACG GTGAGAAGCCTAACGCTTTGGCAGAACCTCGTGGAGAGGAAGAAAGCTTGACTAAGAAGggcaaaaagaagaagacagtTCACTGGGCTGAGGAGGAGCAGCTCAAACACTACTTCTATTTTGATTtggatgagacagagagag TCAACGTCAACAAGATTAAGGACTTCGGTGAGGCTGCTAAACGAGAGCTGATGATGGACAGGCAGACGTTTGAGATGGCCCGTAGGCTCTCGCATGACACCATGGAAGAGAGGGTCCCCTGGACACCCCCAAGGCCTCTGACGCTGACTGGCAGCCTGGTCACCCCAGGGGCCAACAGCACAGAGAAACTCACCCAGAGAGACCGCGAGATGGGCATCCTGCAGGAGATCTTTCTCAGCAAAGAGAG TGTTCCGGACAGTCCACATGAACCAGACCCAGAGCCTTATGAACCCATGCCTCCTCGTCTTATCCCTCTGGATGAG GACTCCTCCATGCTGGATGAGGGCTATGTTGATCCCATGGACACGTCTTTACAGCAGGGCTCTGCCATGGCCCAGAACGAGAGCTCCAAGCTGCCGCCCGTCCTGGCCAACCTCATGGGCAACCTGAGCAACAGCTCTCGCAGCCCTCAAGCCACAAACACTGCCAACAACCCTGTGGCTCCCACTGTCAATGTACAGGAACTGCTCTCATCTATCATG GGTGCTTCTGGTAATCAGTCTACTGATGACTTGATAAAGCAGCCAAACTTCTCAGACAAGATTAAACAGCTACTTGGCTCCCTTCAGCAGACCCAGAACCAGAACCAGGGTGGACCCCCGCCAG TCAATCCAGGTTTACTGGGTCACGGTCCAGGCATGAACAATATGAACAACATGAACATGCACATGCAGATGCCCATGAATGGGGGCTACCCACCTAACAATCCACCCGGTGGTCCTCGCTTCAaccaccctccacctcctcacaACCACGGCCCACCTTTCAACGCTGGTGGAGGCCCACGCATGATGGGGCCACCGCCAGGCCAGGGCCGAGGAGACAATGGTAACTACTGGGGAGACGACTCCATGAGAGGAGGGCCCCACAGAGGGGGCCACTTCCACAGAGGAGGACGGggccgaggaggaggaggggagccgGGCTTCAGGGGCAGAGGACGAGGGGGACCCAGAGGAGGACACAACAACATGAATG ACATGTCCAAGAGACCTGTGTGTCGTCACTTCATGATGAAGGGAAGCTGTAGGTACGAGAGCAACTGTGCTTTCTACCATCCTGGTGTAAATGGACCACCACTGCCCCCCAACCACCCCGCTAACAACCAACACAACCAACACCCACAGCATGGACACTAG